A window from Drosophila nasuta strain 15112-1781.00 chromosome 3, ASM2355853v1, whole genome shotgun sequence encodes these proteins:
- the LOC132790602 gene encoding protein TsetseEP: MKFAVAFCLLLAASCSASLTSEDKYLSNLLDLQQKAMRNLISSTAISNDPDVINNCFSNYLNDQTSTLTTYNREYKECVDTASDSRDEVTSQSQTQRTDLQDRSTSMCTVLSSCDDIYDGLEFFFCYRDASMNSYKQMFTLNSDANARYNNIKAAYDTITVKEIDCTDTARMSYASNLEKCDSDFNSCVTVPTVAPTVAPTVAPTVAPTVAPTVAPTVAPTVAPTVAPTVAPTVAPTVAPTVAPTVAPTVAPTVAPTVAPTDAPTVAPTVAPTVAPTDAPTVAPTVAPTVAPTVAPTVAPTVAPTVAPTDAPTDAPTVAPTVAPTVAPTVAPTVAPTNAPTDAPTVAPTVAPTVAPTVAPTEGPTNAPVTEPPVTEPPVTEPPVTEPPVTEAPVTNAPTEAEPTTERAPEEDLKIMPLSFTSRLQKMFHLF, encoded by the exons ATGAAGTTCGCAGTTGCCTTCTGCCTACTGCTGGCCGCCAGCTGCAGCGCCTCGTTGACCAGCGAGGACAAATATCTGAGTAATCTTTTGGATCTGCAGCAAAAGGCTATGCGCAACTTGATCTCTTCGACTGCCATCTCCAACGATCCAGACGTGATTAACAATTGCTTCAGCAACTATCTCAACGATCAGACGAGCACTCTGACCACCTACAACCGGGAATACAAAGAATGCGTAGACACAGCTTCAGATTCTCGTGATGAAGTGACCTCTCAGAGTCAGACTCAACGTACCGATCTGCAGGATCGCAGCACAAGTATGTGCACTGTTCTTTCGTCCTGTGACGACATTTACGATGGTCTCGAATTCTTCTTCTGCTACAGGGATGCG TCCATGAACAGCTACAAGCAAATGTTCACCTTGAACAGCGATGCCAACGCCCGTTACAACAACATTAAGGCCGCCTATGATACGATCACCGTCAAGGAAATCGATTGTACGGACACTGCTCGCATGTCTTATGCTTCGAATTTGGAAAAGTGCGATTCCGATTTCAACTCTTGTGTGACCGTCCCAACTGTTGCACCAACTGTAGCCCCTACTGTGGCTCCGACTGTTGCCCCAACTGTGGCTCCGACTGTTGCCCCAACTGTGGCTCCGACTGTTGCCCCAACTGTGGCTCCGACTGTTGCCCCAACTGTGGCTCCGACTGTTGCCCCAACCGTTGCTCCAACCGTAGCCCCAACAGTTGCACCAACTGTTGCACCAACCGTTGCACCTACTGACGCACCAACCGTTGCACCTACTGTCGCACCCACTGTTGCACCAACTGATGCCCCGACAGTTGCACCAACCGTTGCACCAACTGTTGCCCCAACTGTTGCACCAACCGTTGCACCAACCGTTGCACCAACCGTTGCACCTACTGACGCACCAACCGATGCCCCGACAGTTGCACCAACCGTTGCACCAACTGTTGCCCCAACTGTTGCACCAACCGTTGCACCTACTAACGCACCAACTGATGCCCCGACAGTTGCACCAACCGTTGCACCTACTGTGGCTCCAACTGTGGCACCAACTGAGGGTCCAACTAATGCCCCCGTTACCGAGCCTCCAGTCACTGAGCCTCCAGTCACTGAGCCTCCAGTTACCGAGCCTCCAGTTACCGAGGCCCCAGTTACCAATGCCCCAACTGAAGCGGAGCCAACAACTGAGCGAGCTCCCGAAGAAGATCTAAAGATCATGCCGCTGTCTTTCACGAGCAGACTGCAGAAGATGTTCCACCTCTTCTAA